The genomic segment CCTGGTTCGATCCAGGCTTGAGGCGCTTCTGCTTGCGCGGCTCGGGAACGGCTCGATGCGTGAGGGGAGATCATGAGCGGGGTTACAGGGGCGGTCGCGTCGACGACGCTGCCGGAGACAGGGACGACATTCGACGTGACGCGCATCCGTGAGGATTTTCCGGTTCTGCAGCAGCGGGTTCACGGCAAGCCGCTGGTCTACCTCGACAACGCGGCGACGAGTCACAAACCGACGAGTGTCGTCGAGACGATGCAGCAGTATTACCTGACGGGCAACTCCAATGTCCACCGGGGGATCCACCTTTTGAGCGAGCGGGCGACCGAGGCCTTTGAGGGCGCCAGAGCCAAGGTAGCGCGATTTTTCAATGTGGGGGACGTCCGTGAGATCGTCTTTGTGCGTGGGGCCACCGAGGGGATCAACCTGGTTGCCCACAGCTTTGCCGGACCGCGACTTACGGCTGGAGACGAGATCCTCATTTCCGAGATGGAGCACCACTCGAATATCGTGCCGTGGCAGATCGTCTGTCAGCGGACGGGTGCGCGCCTGCGGGTGGTGCCGATCAACGATGACGGGGAATTGCGGTTCGATGAATACGAGCGGTTGCTGGGTCCCAGGACGCGGCTGGTCTCGATCACGCACGTCTCAAATGCCCTGGGTACGATCAATCCGGTCGGGCAGATTATTGAGATGGCGCACGAGCGGGGTGTTCCGGTGCTTGTCGACGGCGCTCAGGCCGCGCCCCATCTGCCGGTGGATGTGCAGGCAATGGACTGCGACTTTTATGTCTGTTCCGGCCACAAACTGTTCGGTCCCACCGGGATCGGCGTTGTATTCGGAAAGGCCCGTCACCTCGAGGCGATGCCGCCATACCAGGGCGGGGGCGACATGATCCTGTCGGTGACGTTCGAGAAGACGATCTACAATGAGGCGCCGTTAAAGTTTGAGGCCGGAACGCCCCATATCGCCGGGGCCATCGGACTGGGCGCGGCGATCGATTATATAGACCGTATCGGACTGGACCGGATTGCGGCCTACGAGAGCGAACTGCTCAGGTATGCGATGGACGTCGTTTCCATCATTCCCGGTCTGCGCATCATCGGAACCGCAAAAGAAAAGGCCGGTATCCTGTCCTTCGTACTCGACGGGATCCATGCGCACGACATCGGCACGATCCTGGATCAGGAGGGGATTGCGATCCGGACCGGGCATCACTGTGCCCAGCCGGTATTGCAACGGTTCGGCATACCGGCTACCGCCAGGGCGTCGGTCGCGTTCTACAATACGCGGGATGAGATCGATGCGCTGGTAAAGGCAATCTCCAGGGTCGGCGAGCTGTTCGGCTGATGTCGGACCTGCGTGAATTGTACCAGGAGGTCATTCTCGACCATAATAAGCGGCCGCAGAATTTCCGGAAACTGGACGGCGCGAACCGTACGGCGGAAGGATACAATCCGCTGTGCGGTGATCAGATCACCGTGTACCTGCTGGTGGAGGATCAGGTGATTCGAGAGGTCGCCTTTCAGGGATCGGGATGCGCCATTTCGAAGGCCTCTGCATCGATGATGACGACGGCGGTGAAAGGGAAGACGACGACAGAGGTCGAGCGGCTGTTCGAAACGTTTCATAAACTGGTCACAGCCGATCCGGGGACGCCGTCTGATCTGCCGGCGGCGGGGGGCGAGGGCGGCCGCACCATGGGGAAGCTGGCGGCCTTTGCAGGTGTACGGGAGTTTCCGGTTCGAGTCAAGTGTGCGACGCTGCCGTGGCATACGCTGCATGCCGCACTGGAAGGGAAAGCGCAGGCCTCCTCTACGGAGTGACGGAGTCGCACAGTTCGGATGAGGGTCTACGAGGATAGTGTAAGCCTTCAGTGCTTGGAATTCCGAGTTGAGTCAATAACTGATCGCTAAGAGCTGATTATCTATGGATACGAGTGAGATCGAGGCGGAGGTCATTGAGGTCCTGCGTACCTGTTATGATCCCGAGATCCCTGTCAACATCTATGATATGGGGCTGATCTACGGTGTGACGGTGGACCCATCCGGACTGGCCAGGGTGACGATGACCCTTACGTCGCCTCATTGCCCGGCTGCGGCGCAACTGCCGGCTGAAGTCGAGATGAAGGTGCGGTGCGTACCCGGCGTGACGGATGCCGAGGTGAAGGTCGTTTGGGACCCCCCATGGGATCCGTCCAAGCTGTCTGAGGCCGCCAAACTTCAGCTTGGCTTCCTGTAGTAGGTAGTGAGGAGGTTCGCGCCTGTTGTCAGAACGTCGGTCAACCACAACAACCTAGAAAGCGAGGAGAGGAAGAATGGCGTACGTTGTCGCCGAGCCATGTATCGGCACCAAAGACCATGCCTGCGTAGATGTCTGTCCG from the Candidatus Methylomirabilota bacterium genome contains:
- a CDS encoding FeS assembly SUF system protein; this translates as MDTSEIEAEVIEVLRTCYDPEIPVNIYDMGLIYGVTVDPSGLARVTMTLTSPHCPAAAQLPAEVEMKVRCVPGVTDAEVKVVWDPPWDPSKLSEAAKLQLGFL
- a CDS encoding cysteine desulfurase CsdA, with product MSGVTGAVASTTLPETGTTFDVTRIREDFPVLQQRVHGKPLVYLDNAATSHKPTSVVETMQQYYLTGNSNVHRGIHLLSERATEAFEGARAKVARFFNVGDVREIVFVRGATEGINLVAHSFAGPRLTAGDEILISEMEHHSNIVPWQIVCQRTGARLRVVPINDDGELRFDEYERLLGPRTRLVSITHVSNALGTINPVGQIIEMAHERGVPVLVDGAQAAPHLPVDVQAMDCDFYVCSGHKLFGPTGIGVVFGKARHLEAMPPYQGGGDMILSVTFEKTIYNEAPLKFEAGTPHIAGAIGLGAAIDYIDRIGLDRIAAYESELLRYAMDVVSIIPGLRIIGTAKEKAGILSFVLDGIHAHDIGTILDQEGIAIRTGHHCAQPVLQRFGIPATARASVAFYNTRDEIDALVKAISRVGELFG
- a CDS encoding SUF system NifU family Fe-S cluster assembly protein; amino-acid sequence: MSDLRELYQEVILDHNKRPQNFRKLDGANRTAEGYNPLCGDQITVYLLVEDQVIREVAFQGSGCAISKASASMMTTAVKGKTTTEVERLFETFHKLVTADPGTPSDLPAAGGEGGRTMGKLAAFAGVREFPVRVKCATLPWHTLHAALEGKAQASSTE